In a single window of the Oryctolagus cuniculus chromosome 9, mOryCun1.1, whole genome shotgun sequence genome:
- the GABARAPL1 gene encoding gamma-aminobutyric acid receptor-associated protein-like 1 encodes MKFQYKEDHPFEYRKKEGEKIRKKYPDRVPVIVEKAPKARVPDLDKRKYLVPSDLTVGQFYFLIRKRIHLRPEDALFFFVNNTIPPTSATMGQLYEDNHEEDYFLYVAYSDESVYGK; translated from the exons ATGAAGTTCCAGTATAAGGAGGACCATCCCTTTGAGTATcggaaaaaggaaggagaaaagatcCGGAAGAAGTATCCGGACAGGGTCCCT GTGATCGTGGAGAAGGCACCTAAAGCCAGGGTGCCGGATCTGGACAAGAGGAAGTACCTCGTGCCCTCTGACCTCACCG TTGGCCAGTTCTACTTCTTAATCCGGAAGAGGATCCACCTGAGACCTGAGGACGCCTTATTCTTCTTTGTCAACAACACCATCCCTCCCACTAGTGCCACCATGGGCCAGCTGTATGAG GACAACCATGAGGAAGACTATTTTCTGTATGTGGCCTACAGCGATGAGAGTGTCTATGGGAAATGA